One Xiphophorus hellerii strain 12219 chromosome 1, Xiphophorus_hellerii-4.1, whole genome shotgun sequence DNA segment encodes these proteins:
- the LOC116720240 gene encoding immunoglobulin-like and fibronectin type III domain-containing protein 1: protein MWTRGKNSGQLATRSSCFSLVHQYILRFNEVSGNKSAAIRRRSKTPGVMITQYAAILPEGRSTPDFQCKPMPVAVKEGHLAIFKTVVTGDPKPDVSWRRAKGNLADKEKFQRKYDESTGEHILEIHEVSAEDADTYKCYAVNECGKAVCTTTLSIIDGSTIPEDFRKLLKKSKSQTAGGDNDEAFWDAMMNADKRDYESICSEYGRADLNMILKKLEEKRKQKGKNKQKDIIISCDNDAKKQDTQSLGKKNYIRNEATVQHDTGIYIGDVEGANCHNRHLTLVNAEKDLLLTEFKISSVDFVIKIQEIKAEENDDALYECVLTHPLPKITWMRKGILLEDGEKYNITVSDNKLIHRLLIKDCTKLDKGIYSAVAGTISCSAWLVVDDQRNPTGDAKKTIRKTAKAAGVQADLEKMAKEQQIKIQGEMEKLLKAVKEKYSEAEKLKGEILTGGGDCGGSDKTSKTQRKNTKDGTVTTFEDSGGIIEEGDLKKKKQTKGQVGCNIMSDSIEGGPFEDSQDPGHGSNVSNIRQDQEAEHDVTEFIDQWDDVVQQLNQFRGNKNCNKSARNKWKTNNADWKEQASDSNGQVSDDELNTEETKDSAEQGKYQQSLKQSKKSKHAANGKCVFPGEHGECDETENVNHSANHTRRKRQGLLVTDSITDPGVQFIWGLSDVDAIIHESAELMCKLSRENCEGVWFRDGKQIYPDDNVSITMDGPIHKLVIMKCSEDNSGKYRFEADGRKTEAMMSIRDPPRFDPEDLSAFTRPLTVKVGHNAIYKLQFIGHKPIKVQWYKDGDELKDDNSTIIERSASHTRLLLSRCQRRDTGEIKIKIKNDHGFTEAVSQLIVLDKPSPPLGPAEVTESSALCIEFKWRPPKDDGGTPVTNYILERQQVGRNTWKKMGEIPGVPIYRDTDVDRGRKYCYRIWAVTSEGMSEVMETDEMQAGKFAFPGPPAPPKVVSAFNDCINISWSSPSSTGGSRLLGYILEKRKQGSNLWTCVNAPDEIIKEKKYAVRDVVEGMEYEFRVCAINLSGAGEFSNASEFVFARDPKKPPGKVTGLKVTETSYTNMVVTWTKPEDKPGIQDEAKGYFVEIRRADCTEWCRCITSPIIMTSFNVKSLKSMDMYWVRVIAINDGGEGTPEELPNYILAMPLPVRPRFTNNKMRSFMVVRAGNSVRITVNFEASPWPEITWLKDNVPVMKRVTISNSDGSSQLLIPTSERLDSGIYSVFVKNIVGQETFSTEVRVTDDPKPPGPVELEESVPGTVTVIWQPSPDEKRDDRLHYTVSKLESTKHTWTTVADRLFNNRFTVCNIMQGREYHFRVYAKNDMGISAPSESPTWGMEKKKEKMVIAEPTKKDCDLRCAPTFIVSLKPQTPTVGYECYMSCAVKGDPAARITWYRNHVSINTDTNYYISNTCGVCSLLILRVGPKDVGEYKVVAENSLGRAECSTVLNVRE from the exons ATGTGGACaagaggcaaaaactcgggccaGTTAGCAACCAGATCATCAT GTTTCTCCCTGGTTCATCAGTACATTCTACGTTTTAATGAGGTGTCTGGCAACAAGTCAG CTGCAATCCGGAGGAGATCTAAAACCCCTGGAGTGATGATCACACAGTATGCAGCAATTTTACCTGAGGGTAGAAGTACTCCAGACTTCCAGTGCAAACCCATGCCAGTTGCAGTCAAGGAAG GACATTTAGCCATTTTCAAGACGGTGGTGACAGGGGACCCAAAACCAGATGTTTCATGGAGAAGAGCGAAAGGTAATCTGGCAGACAAGGAAAAATTCCAAAGGAAATATGATGAATCAACAGGGGAACACATATTAGAG ATTCATGAAGTGTCTGCAGAGGACGCTGATACGTACAAATGCTACGCTGTGAATGAATGTGGCAAAGCTGTCTGCACCACAACATTAAGCATAATTGATG GTTCAACAATTCCTGAAGATTTCAGAAAGCTGTTAAAGAAAAG CAAATCACAGACAGCAGGTGGAGATAATGATGAAGCTTTCTGGGATGCGATGATGAATGCTGACAAAAGAGACTACGAGAGCATCTGTTCTGAGTATGGCAGAGCAGACTTGAACATGATTCTCAAGAAActtgaagagaaaagaaaacagaaaggaaaaaacaaacagaag GATATTATAATTTCCTGTGACAATGATGCTAAAAAACAGGACACTCAGAGTCTTGGGAAGAAAAATTACATCAGAAACGAAGCCACTGTGCAACATGACACGGGGATTTATATTGGGGATGTTGAAGGAGCTAACTGCCACAACAGGCATCTAACTCTAGTTAATGCTGAAAAAGACCTGCTCCTCACAGAGTTCAAAA TTTCCAGTGTGGATTTTGTGATCAAAATTCAAGAGAttaaagctgaagaaaatgatGATGCTCTCTATGAGTGTGTGCTAACACACCCTCTACCTAAGATTACATGGATGAGAAAAGGTATCCTCCTGGAAGATGGGGAGAAGTACAACATAACTGTGTCTGACAACAAACTCATCCACCGGCTGCTCATCAAGGACTGCACGAAACTGGACAAAGGAATTTATTCTGCTGTAGCAGGGACTATTTCCTGCAGTGCCTGGCTGGTGGTAGATG ATCAGCGCAACCCGACAGGTGATGCTAAGAAAACTATCCGCAAAACTGCAAAGGCCGCAGGGGTTCAGGCTGACCTggaaaaaatggcaaaagagcagcaaataaaaatccaagGAGAAATGGAGAAGCTTTTAAAAGCTGTCAAAGAAAAATACtcagaagcagaaaaactgaaaggagAAATACTAACTGGTGGAGGCGACTGCGGTGGAAGTGATAAGACAAGTAAAACgcagaggaaaaacacaaaagatggCACTGTGACAACATTTGAGGATTCTGGGGGTATAATAGAAGAAGGTGacctaaagaagaaaaaacaaaccaaaggtcAAGTTGGTTGTAACATAATGTCAG ATTCTATTGAAGGAGGGCCCTTTGAGGACAGTCAGGATCCTGGACATGGGAGTAATGTTTCAAACATACGGCAAGATCAAGAAGCAGAGCATGATGTAACCG AGTTCATAGATCAGTGGGATGATGTtgtccaacagctgaatcagtTCAGAGGAAATAAGAATTGCAATAAGTCAGCaagaaacaaatggaaaacaaataatgcaGACTGGAAAGAACAGGCATCAG ATTCAAATGGACAAGTAAGCGATGATGAACTAAACACTGAGGAGACCAAGGACTCTGCTGAACAAGGAAAGTACCAACAAAGtttaaagcaaagcaaaaagtcTAAACACGCAGCCAACG gaaagtGTGTGTTTCCTGGAGAGCACGGTGAGTGTGACGAGACTGAAAATGTGAACCACTCTGCCAACCATACAAGGCGTAAAAGACAAGGCCTTCTGGTTACAGATTCAATTACTG ATCCAGGCGTTCAGTTTATCTGGGGTTTGTCTGATGTCGATGCAATCATCCATGAGAGTGCTGAGTTAATGTGTAAGCTCAGCAGGGAAAACTGTGAGGGAGTCTGGTTCAGAGATGGAAAACAG ATTTACCCAGATGATAATGTCTCCATCACTATGGATGGACCCATCCATAAATTAGTGATAATGAAATGCAGCGAGGACAACTCTGGAAAGTATCGCTTTGAAGCAGATGGTCGTAAGACAGAGGCAATGATGAGCATCCGAG ATCCTCCAAGGTTTGACCCAGAAGACCTCAGTGCTTTCACCAGGCCTTTGACAGTTAAAGTGGGACACAACGCCATCTATAAACTCCAGTTCATTGGCCACAAACCTATAAAAGTTCAGTGGTACAAAGATGGTGATGAGCTGAAAGATGACAACAGTACAATAATAGAAAGATCTGCGAGTCACACCCGCTTACTCCTGAGCAGATGCCAGAGAAGAGACACTGGAGAGATcaagataaagataaaaaatgatCATGGCTTCACTGAGGCAGTGTCACAGCTTATTGTGCTTG acaAGCCATCTCCGCCCCTGGGACCTGCAGAGGTTACTGAGAGTTCAGCCTTATGCATTGAATTCAAGTGGCGTCCCCCAAAGGATGATGGCGGCACACCAGTGACTAACTACATATTGGAGCGTCAGCAAGTGGGACGAAACACCTGGAAGAAAATGGGTGAAATACCAGGTGTGCCCATCTACCGGGACACAGATGTGGACCGTGGGAGAAAGTACTGTTACCGCATCTGGGCAGTAACTTCAGAGGGAATGAGCGAAGTGATGGAGACGGATGAAATGCAAGCAGGAAAATTTG CTTTTCCAGGCCCTCCAGCACCTCCTAAGGTAGTCAGTGCATTCAATGACTGCATCAACATTTCATGGTCTTCCCCATCTAGCACTGGAGGGTCACGTCTCCTGGGATATATTTTAGAGAAGCGCAAGCAGGGAAGTAATCTTTGGACTTGTGTTAATGCACCAGATGAAATAATAAAAG AGAAAAAGTATGCCGTGAGGGATGTTGTGGAAGGTATGGAATATGAGTTCAGAGTTTGTGCCATAAACCTCTCAGGAGCTGGTGAATTTAGCAACGcatcagagtttgtttttgcaagGGATCCTAAAA AGCCTCCGGGTAAAGTAACAGGCCTGAAGGTGACAGAAACATCGTACACCAACATGGTTGTGACTTGGACAAAACCTGAAGACAAACCAGGCATACAGGACGAAGCTAAAGGATATTTTGTGGAGATCCGCCGGGCGGATTGCACAGAGTGGTGCCGCTGTATCACCAGCCCCATTATCATGACTTCCTTTAATGTGAAAAGCCTTAAGTCTATGGATATGTATTGGGTGAGAGTCATTGCTATAAATGATGGGGGAGAAGGCACACCTGAGGAGCTGCCAAACTACATCCTTGCAATGCCTTTGCCTG TGAGACCAAGGTTCACAAACAACAAGATGAGGAGTTTCATGGTTGTGAGGGCAGGGAACTCTGTCAGGATAACTGTTAACTTTGAG gCTTCCCCATGGCCAGAAATTACATGGTTAAAAGACAACGTGCCAGTGATGAAGCGTGTTACAATCAGTAACTCTGATGGCTCATCTCAGCTGCTGATTCCCACCTCTGAGCGCTTAGATTCAGGCATCTACTCTGTCTTCGTGAAAAACATTGTTGGACAGGAAACTTTCAGTACGGAGGTTAGGGTAACAG ATGATCCAAAGCCTCCTGGACCAGTGGAACTGGAAGAAAGTGTTCCTGGGACTGTGACTGTGATCTGGCAACCTTCTCCTGATGAGAAGCGTGATGATCGTCTCCACTATACAGTGTCTAAACTGGAATCCACCAAGCACACATGGACCACAGTGGCTGATAGGCTCTTCAATAACAGGTTCACAGTTTGCAACATTATGCAAGGGAGGGAGTACCATTTCCGAGTGTACGCCAAAAATGACATGGGTATATCAGCACCCTCAGAATCCCCAACCTGGGGGATGGAAAAGAAGAAag AAAAAATGGTGATAGCCGAACCAACCAAAAAGGACTGTGATCTGCGATGTGCTCCAACTTTCATTGTATCTTTGAAGCCTCAAACTCCAACAGTAGGCTATGAGTGTTATATGAGCTGTGCAGTGAAAGGAGACCCTGCAGCTCGAATCACGTGGTATCGAAATCACGTCAGCATAAACACAGATACCAACTACTACATCTCCAACACATGTGGTGTCTGCTCCTTGCTGATACTTCGTGTAGGTCCCAAAGACGTAGGAGAGTATAAAGTCGTTGCAGAAAACAGCTTAGGACGAGCTGAATGCTCCACAGTGCTCAATGTCAGAG AGTGA